GCTCCTGGGGATCGACGATCTTTGGCATGAGGTCTTTATAGCACGGCCATGCCATGATAATTTGACACGGCAGTGCCACAAACGGGAGGTGCAGCAGTGAGCGGCTGGGTCCTGGCGGCGATCATCACCCTTGCGCTGATCGCCATCGTGGTAAAGCGGCTGATCGGCGAGCCACTGAACGGGCGCGACCTGTGGGCGCCGCCGGTGATCCTCACCGCCATCGGCCTCTACACCCTGCTCAAGACCGACGGCCTCCACGCTGACGACTACGCCTGGCTGGTCGGGGGCTCCACATTGGGTCTCGCACTCGGCTATCTGCGCGGCTCGCTCGTCGTGGTCTACGAGAAGCGCGGCTTCCTGTGGCAGCGCTACCGCGGCCGGACCTTCGTGGCCATCGTCGGCACGCTTGTCGTGATGCTCGGCTACGGCCTGCTTGCCGACAAGGTCGGCATGCAATCGGCGGCTCGCCCGATCCAGCTCTCCATCGGCATCAGCTTCATCGGCGAGGCGCTGGCCGTGACCCGCCAGGGCATCGCCCTGCGGGTGCCGTTCGCCCCCGAACGTCGATGACGACATCGTCCTCGCCGAATAACACCAACACCGTTTCGCGGCAACTTCTTCATACGGTCCCGAGACATTTCTCACTGCTCGGCGTCATTTCCGCTGGCCGGAGAGGACGCGCTCGACCAACCCCGCAGAACCGGCGACATCATCCCTGTTCGCATTGAACCTCGCATACTTTGGATGACCGAGAACTATCCGGAATCTGTCGAGATCTACTCAGCTGTCCCCATGGCGGCTTGTCTGCTTTCGATGCCATCGCGACCCATTCGCCCCGCCCTACCGGCCCTCGCGATGCCGGAAACGAGACTGTTCCTCGACGATGCGGTTGACCATGACTACAATTGACATGAGTCGACGTTTCGAAAAATGGGGTATGAGTTGCGAGTCACACTCTTTGGTACCTCCTTGCTGCAAAACGGGCATCAGCGCAGTCAGATCACCCGCGCCCAGAACAGGGGCCTGCTGGCGCTTCTGGCGCTCAATGCAAATATCTTTGTCACGTATGACTGGGCGATCGAGGCACTGTGGGGCGGCCGCCCCCCGTCCAGCGCACGGACCCAGATCCACACCGGGGTGCACGCGATCCGACGCGCCCTGCGCAAGCTGGCCGCAGAAGACCTGCTGACCAGCAACTCCTGTGGCTACGCGCTACGGATCGACCCGGGTCAGGTGGACGCGACCCTGTTCGAGCGGAAGGTCCAACAGGCCCGGTCGGCCTCCGCCGTCGACAACCACGACGAGGCGACGACGCTCCTGGAGGAGGGCTTGGCCCTGTGGAGCGGCCCGGCGCTCGGTGACGCCGCCGGCGCCTTCGTGGCTGGCGCCCGACAACGGCTCGACCAGCAGCGCGCCAGCGCGATCGAAGACCTCATCGCGCTGGAGATGCGGGCCGGAAGGCACACGGACGTCGTCGACCGGTTCTCTGCGGTGATCGATCAGTTTCCGTTGCGGGAAAGATTGCGCGGCCAGTTGATGCTGGCGCAGTTCCGGGCCGGCAACAAGGTCGCCGCCATTGAGAATTACCAACAGTTCCGCACACAATTGGCGGACAAAATCGGCCTCGACCCGAGTCCGCAATTGCGCGCGCTGCAGCACGCGATCATTCGGGACGACATCTCGCTCGACGGCAGCGCCCAGCAGTTCGCCACCCCGTTCGACTCGGCGATTCCCGTGGTGTGAGCTGTTCAACCCATTACATTGATGTGACGTATCCCGCTGATCGGTCGCCGGACACCATGGGCAGGTCGGCGACCGATCAGCGGGCCATCGAGTGTCGTCAGCATCTGGTCAACCGACTGCGCACGAAAAGCAGCGGCTCCGTGTCAGACAGCAGATCGAAGTCCCGGACCGCGGCGATGTACAGCGTGTGGTCCCCGGCGGCCGCGGCTTCGGTCACCCTGCACTCGAAATAGCCAATGCCGTCCAGGAGGATGGGCGCCCCACTGTGCGGGGCGGGCCGCCAACGCAGATCCGCGAAGGCGGTCACCCCGGTCGGCCGGTCGCTGCGCGCAAACCGGCGGGCCGTCTCGGCCTGGTCCGCACCGAGAATGTTGACCACGAAGTTGCCCGCGTTGCCGACGCTCGTCCGCGCCCGCCCGTCGGTGACGAGTGAGACCAGCACCAGCAGCGGGTCTGTCGACACCGTGACGAACGAGTTGACGGTGGTGCCGAGCAGTTCACCGGGGTGCCCGGTGGTCAGCACCGTCACGCCGGTCGCGAAGTGTCCGGCCACCTGGCGGAAACGGTCAGGACTCAACCGGCCCTCGCTGTCGGTCGTCGCGGCCGTCGGACTCGTCATCGCAGGGCTGTTTCCAGGCTCGCCGCGTACGGACGCAGCTCCCCCAGATGCTCCAGGCCCGACAGGACCCGCGCAGTGGGCACTCCGAAATCGATGAGGCAGGCGACCTCGTCAACGCCAGCGTCCGCCAGCCGGTCCAGCACCTTGCGGGCCTTCTCCGGCGCGCCGAGCAGGCCACCATCGTCGACGTACCTGTCGAACGATCTGTCGATCAGGAAGTCGATGTCGGACGGGCGCATCTTCGCTGGATCGATCTTGCGGGCGCTGCCCGCCTGCGAACCCAGCACCAGGCCGAGCGAGCTGCGCAGATAGTGCGTCAGAGGGCCGCGGACCAACTCGCGAACCTCATCCTCGCTGTCCCCCACGAAGGTGTGCACCATGAGCACCACGTGTCCGGGGCGCTGCCCGGGCTCGGCCTGCTCGGCCGCCGCTTCGCGATATGCGGCGATCTTGTCAGCGAGCTCGGGAACGCTCTGACCGAGCAGATGGGTGAGGAGTCCCGCACCGCTGCGACCTGCGGCGCGGAACGTCTCGATCCCCCCGGCACTGGTCACCCAGACCGGCAGCTCCGGCTGCACGGGTGGCGGGTAGATCCGCAATTCCTGCTCCTGACCGACGCCGTCGGCGACGGTGATCGTCTCGCCCCGCCACAGCCGGCGCACCTGCTCCAAGTAGTCGATCATGAGCTGGCGGCGGTTGTCATAGTTCTCCGGCCGTAGGGCGAAGTCCCGGGCGTGCCACCCCGACGCGAAGGAGAGCCCCACTCGACCACCGGACAGGTTGTCGACCACGGACCACTCCTCGGCGATCCGCAGCGGGTGGTGCAGCGGCGCGACGACACTTCCCGCTCGGATGCCGATGCGCGACGTGAGCTGCGCGACGGCAGCCGCCGTGACACTGGGGTTGGGATAGATCCCACCAAACGGATGGAAGTGCCGTTCCGGCATCCACACCGCGGAGAACCCATTGACGTCGGCGAACCGAGCACCCTCACGCAGCAGCTCGTACCGGTCGGCGTCGGCTTCGCAGCTGTCGTTGGCGAAATAGAAGAGGCTGAGATCCACTTTAGCTCCCCGCGAAGACGGTCTTCAGGACCAGGTCGTACGCCGCGTCCAGGTCGGACGAGGCCGACAGCTCCCAGATTGGTCGGTCAGCCAGACACCGGCGCAGATCGGCCTCGATCACGGCGACCAGGTCCGGGTCGTCCTTGCCTGCGGCGTAGTCGTCGCGCCACTGGCCGACGACGTCGTCGAACTCGATACGGCGGATCTCGTCGGCGCCGCGATTGAGCACCACCGTGGTGTCGACCTCGGCCAGCGAGCCGGTCTGCCCGTGAGCCGCCACCGGCACGGTGACCCGGTACTTGGTGCCGCCGTCGACGGCGGCCCGGGGCGCCTGCGCGAGCTGTGGATGCCCGTCGAGCAACTCCGGGGTGAGATAGACCGCGCACGGGTAACCCCAGAAGACGCCCGGTGGGTCGTCCAGGTGTCGGACCATGATGTCCTCGCCCAGCATGGTGGCGCCGCGACGCATGGCCCAGGTGGTGAACGTCGACTTGCCCATGCCGGTCGGGCCGCAGACCAACGCCGTACGCCCGTCGACCTGGAGGCCACCGGCGTGCATCGGGTAGTGGCGCGGCGATCGGCACACCAGGTAGAGGAATATCCGTTCCAACATCCAGCGGCCCCAGACGACGGGGTCGGCGAGGTCCCTGCGAGCGAGGGTCATCTCGACGGTCCACCGGGCCGGGTCGACGGTGGCGCGGGACGCCCCGGCGTCGATCATGATGATGTCGGCTTTGAGCACTGCCGGGTTGTGCGGCGGCTCCACCGCCGGGGCGTCCCCGTCGTCGACGCGTACGGTGAGGCGGACCACCGGGCCGGCCGCATGCCGGTGACCGTCGGGGTCGGCGAGGGTCGGCCCGAAGGCGTCATCCAGCACCGGACGCGCGGCCGGATCGGCGTTGACCTGCACCAGGAAGCCGTAACACTCGTACCAGTACTCGTTGTTCATCGCGTGGTACTCCTCGTCATCGGGGTCGTAGTACCGGCAGCCGGCCGGTCAGGTGGTGGCTGGCGAGGGGACGACCGGGTCGGCTGCCACGACGCCGTACCGCTCTCGGGTGCGCAGCCCCCAACGGGCCACCGCGGGCACCAGGGCGCTGGCGGCGAGCATCAACGCGCCCAGCACCAGCCAGCCGGGCCAGCCGAAGCCGATGACCAGCGCGGTCACCAGGGCCGGGGTGATGGCCGCCGACAGCTGTTCGGTGGTGGCGAACAGACCCTGGTACTGCCCGATGGCATGCTCGGGGGCGAGCTCGTAGGCCAGTGCCCAACCGCCCGCGGCACAGAGCAACTCGCCCAACACGTGCACCACGGCGCCCACGATCAGGATGCCGACCGCGAGCCACGGTGCCCGGCCCGCGGCGAGCGCGAAGATGGCACAGCAGGCGGCCAGTGCCACACCACAGCGCTGCAACGCCCGGGCACCGCCCACCACGTCGTCGGCGCCCCTGCTGACCCGAACCTGGAACAGGACGACCATGGCCGTGTTCAACACGAGCATCGCGGAGAAGGTCCAGGTGGGGGCGGCGGTCCGCTCGGTGATCCAGATCGGCACGCCGACGGTCAGGATGCCGGCGTTCATCATCAGCACGGTGTTCAGCAGCGAGATCACCACGAACGGCTTGTCTCGCAACACCGGCAACCGCGGTCCCTCCGCCGGCTTGCTGACGCCGGGCACCTGCGGGAAGGTCAGATAGACCAGGCCCGCGCCCACGTACAGCACACCGCTGAGGAAGAGCATCCCGAGGTAGACCGGCCGGGTGTCGAAATGCAGGGCGACACCACCGGCCACCGCACCGATCGAGACGCCCAGGTTGTTGGTCGAGCGCATGAAGGCGCGGGCCGCCACCCGCTCACCCGCCGGCACGACCTTCGCCACCAGCGCCCCTCGGGAGGCGCTGGACGACGCCTCGGCGAGCACCACCAGACAGCTTGCCACCACGAATGCCGGGAACGAGCCCACCAGGGCGTACGTGAAGATCAGCGCGCCCTGGAGCACCACGAAGAAGGTCGCCGTGTTGCGCGCGCCGAGCACGTCCGCCGCATGCCCGGCCGGGATGCTGGCCAACATTCCCACGAGCGCGGCGATGGTCAGCCCGAGGCCGACCTGGGCAGCGGGAATGCCGACCGAGCGCAGGAAGAACAGCACGCTGACCGAGAGCAGGATGCCGTGCCCGACACTGCGCGCGAAGCTGCTGCTGACCAGCCGCCGGATCGGGCCGGGCGGGGGGACGACGTGGTGCAGGAGGTTCATCGAACCAGCCTTTCGGAGCTGACGTGATGGTGCGGTGGTCCTAGGCCGCGGTCGCGGCACTCATGAGTCGACTCCGATCGATTTTGCCGTTGGCGTTCAGCGGCAGGGAAGACCGGTACTCGAAGCGGGACGGGATCATGTGCGTGGGCACGTGCTGGCGCAGCCAACTGCGTAGCTCGCGCGGCTCGGCGTCCGCGCCGGTGTGGAACGCCACCAGCCGGGCGTCACCATCGTGGACGTCGGCGACCACCACGGCCTCGGCAACGTCGGGATGCCGTCGCAGGGCGGTCTCGATCTCGCCCAGCTCGATCCGGTAACCCCGAATCTTCACCTGGTTGTCGAGTCGACCCAGGTGCACCAGCTCACCGCCCTCCCAGCGCACCCGGTCACCCGTGCGGTAGTAGTGCTCCGCGGTGAGC
The nucleotide sequence above comes from Micromonospora luteifusca. Encoded proteins:
- a CDS encoding DUF1453 domain-containing protein, with protein sequence MSGWVLAAIITLALIAIVVKRLIGEPLNGRDLWAPPVILTAIGLYTLLKTDGLHADDYAWLVGGSTLGLALGYLRGSLVVVYEKRGFLWQRYRGRTFVAIVGTLVVMLGYGLLADKVGMQSAARPIQLSIGISFIGEALAVTRQGIALRVPFAPERR
- a CDS encoding AfsR/SARP family transcriptional regulator, with translation MGYELRVTLFGTSLLQNGHQRSQITRAQNRGLLALLALNANIFVTYDWAIEALWGGRPPSSARTQIHTGVHAIRRALRKLAAEDLLTSNSCGYALRIDPGQVDATLFERKVQQARSASAVDNHDEATTLLEEGLALWSGPALGDAAGAFVAGARQRLDQQRASAIEDLIALEMRAGRHTDVVDRFSAVIDQFPLRERLRGQLMLAQFRAGNKVAAIENYQQFRTQLADKIGLDPSPQLRALQHAIIRDDISLDGSAQQFATPFDSAIPVV
- a CDS encoding flavin reductase family protein; this encodes MTSPTAATTDSEGRLSPDRFRQVAGHFATGVTVLTTGHPGELLGTTVNSFVTVSTDPLLVLVSLVTDGRARTSVGNAGNFVVNILGADQAETARRFARSDRPTGVTAFADLRWRPAPHSGAPILLDGIGYFECRVTEAAAAGDHTLYIAAVRDFDLLSDTEPLLFVRSRLTRC
- a CDS encoding LLM class flavin-dependent oxidoreductase; its protein translation is MDLSLFYFANDSCEADADRYELLREGARFADVNGFSAVWMPERHFHPFGGIYPNPSVTAAAVAQLTSRIGIRAGSVVAPLHHPLRIAEEWSVVDNLSGGRVGLSFASGWHARDFALRPENYDNRRQLMIDYLEQVRRLWRGETITVADGVGQEQELRIYPPPVQPELPVWVTSAGGIETFRAAGRSGAGLLTHLLGQSVPELADKIAAYREAAAEQAEPGQRPGHVVLMVHTFVGDSEDEVRELVRGPLTHYLRSSLGLVLGSQAGSARKIDPAKMRPSDIDFLIDRSFDRYVDDGGLLGAPEKARKVLDRLADAGVDEVACLIDFGVPTARVLSGLEHLGELRPYAASLETALR
- a CDS encoding MFS transporter, whose product is MNLLHHVVPPPGPIRRLVSSSFARSVGHGILLSVSVLFFLRSVGIPAAQVGLGLTIAALVGMLASIPAGHAADVLGARNTATFFVVLQGALIFTYALVGSFPAFVVASCLVVLAEASSSASRGALVAKVVPAGERVAARAFMRSTNNLGVSIGAVAGGVALHFDTRPVYLGMLFLSGVLYVGAGLVYLTFPQVPGVSKPAEGPRLPVLRDKPFVVISLLNTVLMMNAGILTVGVPIWITERTAAPTWTFSAMLVLNTAMVVLFQVRVSRGADDVVGGARALQRCGVALAACCAIFALAAGRAPWLAVGILIVGAVVHVLGELLCAAGGWALAYELAPEHAIGQYQGLFATTEQLSAAITPALVTALVIGFGWPGWLVLGALMLAASALVPAVARWGLRTRERYGVVAADPVVPSPATT